Proteins from one Limanda limanda chromosome 4, fLimLim1.1, whole genome shotgun sequence genomic window:
- the tsen2 gene encoding tRNA-splicing endonuclease subunit Sen2, which yields MQAEFRAPRRRTRVHEEYEAPLPVSRSPGERTELRAELLNLHVLVCHPDHIQKIHNQGYFGKGILSRARPDHSLFDQWEQHEGSFLPLVSESRYDEMLKWAGAALLAQGLDDEAVSQILTRLSQPVEMEDVRRAETWRSGVEPDLKTSCSSSRDPESDPDPVGPGAGFVLVCDSKVGGGVREVRRAPFSLSEFLQLSLEEAFFLVYSVGCLSVYLLQEPLTIIQLWRKFRSLRPDFVSSYAAYHHFRSRGWVPKGGGGAKYGVDLMLYRKGPPFYHASYSVVIERVDDAFIGSALRPFSWRSLAALNRITANVSKELMLCYVIHPAAQSEAELDSPECLRRLKVQHVIISRWVSSRERAEQEDI from the exons ATGCAGGCGGAGTTCCGGGCTCCTCGGCGCCGGACCCGGGTGCACGAGGAGTACGAGGCTCCGCTGCCGGTGAGCCGCAGCCCGGGGGAGAGGACCGAGCTCCGGGCGGAGCTCCTCAACCTGCACGTCCTGGTCTGCCACCCGGACCACATCCAGAAGATCCACAACCAG gGATACTTTGGGAAAGGGATTTTGTCGAGAGCGAGACCAGACCACAGCCTCTTCGACCAATGGGAGC AACACGAGGGTTCGTTTCTACCTCTCGTCTCAGAGTCCAG GTATGATGAGATGCTAAAGTGGGCGGGAGCAGCTCTCTTGGCCCAGGGATTGGATGATGAGGCTGTCAGTCAGATCCTGACCAGGCTCTCTCAGCCTGTAGAGATGGAGGACGTGAGGAGGGCGGAGACCTGGAGGTCAGGGGTGGAGCCGGACCTGAAGACCAGCTGCAG CTCGTCCCGGGACCCAGAGTCGGACCCTGATCCTGTGGGCCCAGGTGCTGGTTTTGTCCTGGTCTGCGACAGCAAG gtcGGCGGGGGGGTCAGGGAGGTCAGGCGGGCTCCGTTCTCTCTGTCCGAGTTCCTGCAGCTCAGCCTGGAGGAG gcctTCTTCCTGGTCTACAGTGTGGGCTGCCTGTCGGTCTACCTGCTGCAG gaGCCCCTAACAATCATCCAGCTGTGGAGGAAGTTCCGATCCTTGCGTCCTGACTTCGTCAGCTCGTACGCAGCCTATCATCATTTTCGCAGCAGGGGGTGGGTCCCTaaaggagggggcggggccaaaTATGGCGTTGACCTCA tGTTGTACAGGAAGGGTCCACCTTTCTACCAcgcaag TTACTCGGTGGTGATTGAGCGCGTTGACGATGCGTTCATAGGCTCTGCATTGCGTCCGTTTTCGTGGCGCTCTCTTGCCGCTCTCAACAGGATCACTGCCAATGTTTCGAAG GAGCTGATGTTGTGTTACGTCATCCATCCAGCCGCCCAATCAGAGGCTGAGCTGGACTCACCCGAGTGTCTGAGGAGGTTGAAGGTTCAG
- the LOC133000540 gene encoding MKRN2 opposite strand protein-like — protein sequence MERSVIQLSHCQKVIFCFSLPDECPGCGEELEGRRLQEAPVSLPSPFTNGHERCCSLLVTPAQDNPNRDFDGTSDLHTGISNSKGVVYNYTQGGVHRDQSGWEHCVSVPLVRPDMYHLLAQWDQYLDHFSGGPMWDPAWHRFNEDDHNCFSFCLGFVNSVLAVEGRSSMTRETFTHTYILPKMKRVSKFTTLYQHIQKHQYYVVDRKPDRQEDRQEDRQEDVPTCAGQSSDNSFQYQ from the exons atggagcgcAGCGTGATCCAGCTGAGTCACTGTCAGAAGGTCATCTTCTGCTTCTCGCTGCCGGACGAGTGTCCGGGCTgtggagaggagctggaggggaGACGCCTGCAGGAGGCGCCAGTGAGCCTCCCCTCCCCCTTCACCAACGGACATGAGCGCTGCTGCTCCCTGCTGGTCACACCTGCACAGGACAACCCGAACAG AGACTTCGATGGGACTTCGGATCTGCACACAGGCATCTCCAACTCGAAAG gagttgTGTATAACTACACTCAGGGCGGGGTGCATAGGGACCAGAGTGGGTGGGAGCACTGCGTCAGTGTTCCTCTGGTCCGACCTGACATGTACCACCTGCTGGCTCAGTGGGACCAGTACCTGGACCACTTCTCTGGTGGACCCATGTGGGACCCTGCATGGCACAG GTTCAACGAGGACGACCATAACTGCTTCAGCTTCTGTCTCGGCTTCGTGAACAGCGTCCTGGCCGTGGAGGGGCGGAGCTCCATGACCAGAGAGACGTTCACTCACACCTACATCCTGCCGAAGATGAAGAGAGTCTCAAAATTCACCACGTTGTACCAACACATCCAGAAACACCAGTACTACGTGGTAGACAGAAagccagacagacaggaggacagacaggaggacagacaggaggatgTCCCCACCTGTGCTGGGCAGTCATCTGATAACTCTTTTCAGTACCAGTAA
- the mkrn2 gene encoding E3 ubiquitin-protein ligase makorin-2: MSTKQVTCRYFLHGVCREGSRCLFSHDLSNSKPSTICKFYLRGTCAYGERCRYDHIKPSFRGGGGGAAEDQAGGGGAGGGASVRGGVKKNVVLRDGALGVDRSFLGPQDSLWSDASAAAAPQTYVDAIRTGLDGSVPEQATPPVGGTSQDLPQLCPYTAAGHCYYEDKCTYLHGDLCDICGLQVLHPHDPEQRRAHEKMCLLAFETDMEKAFAAQRSQDKVCSICMEVVVQKANPSERRFGILSSCCHTFCLTCIRKWRCTRNFSNVIIKSCPECRVVSEFVIPSVYWVEDQEDKDHLIDLFKSGVSKKACKYFDQGRGSCPFGGKCLYLHAFQDGTRAEPEAPRKQLSSEGNVRFMNSVRLWDFIEEREQRSGPPLPSLDDDITELRELFMQMSGPSQEGPETPPPTDQ; the protein is encoded by the exons ATGAGCACCAAACAGGTGACCTGCAG gTACTTCCTCCACGGGGTGTGCAGGGAGGGAAGCCGCTGCTTGTTCTCTCATGACCTGAGCAACAGTAAACCATCGACCATCTGCAAGTTCTACCTGAGAGGAACCTGCGCCTACGGAGAACgctgcag GTATGATCACATCAAGCCCTCCTTcagaggtggagggggaggagctgcagaggatcaggcaggtggaggaggagctggaggcggagcttcagTCAGAGGTGGAGTGAAGAAGAACGTTGTCCTGAGAGACGGAG ctCTGGGTGTAGACCGGAGCTTCCTGGGTCCTCAGGACAGTTTGTGGTCAGACGCCTCGGCGGCGGCAGCTCCTCAGACGTATGTGGACGCCATCAGGACAGGTTTGGACGGATCTGTGCCGGAGCAAG CCACTCCCCCAGTGGGTGGGACTTCCCAGGACCTCCCCCAGCTGTGTCCCTACACTGCTGCTGGACACTGTTACTATGAAGACAAATGTACGTATCTTCATGGTGACCTGTGTGACATATGTGGGCTGCAGGTGCTCCACCCCCATGACCCCGAGCAGAGGAGAGCGCATGAGAAG atGTGTCTCCTGGCCTTTGAGACAGACATGGAGAAGGCGTTTGCAGCTCAGCGCAGTCAGGACAAG gtgtgttcCATCTGCATGGAGGTGGTAGTACAGAAGGCCAACCCGTCAGAACGCAGGTTCGGGATTCTGTCGTCCTGCTGTCACACCTTCTGTCTGACCTGCATCAGGAAGTGGCGCTGCACCAGAAACTTCAGCAACGTCATCATCAA gtCGTGTCCCGAGTGTCGGGTGGTCTCAGAGTTCGTCATCCCGTCTGTCTACTGGgtggaggaccaggaggacaaAGACCACCTCATAGACCTCTTCAAGTCTGGAGTCAG TAAGAAGGCCTGTAAGTACTTCGACCAGGGGCGTGGCTCCTGTCCGTTCGGAGGGAAGTGTTTGTATCTTCACGCCTTCCAGGACGGAACCCGAGCCGAACCCGAGGCGCCGCGGAAACAGCTGAGCTCCGAGGGGAACGTCCGG ttCATGAACAGCGTCCGTCTGTGGGACTTCATCGAGGAGCGCGAGCAGCGCTCCGGCCCGCCCCTGCCGTCCCttgatgatgacatcacagagcTGCGAGAGCTCTTCATGCAGATGTCAGGTCCGAGTCAGGAGGGGCCCGAGACCCCACCCCCgacagaccagtag
- the si:ch211-236d3.4 gene encoding protein FAM107B, translating into MGERSSITAQEKLVKSASAHADLQQHRSEGIHRKSSPASGYVPQPDYQEEEDEDDLIKPKKLLNPVRASQSHQDLHRELLSSCKRGGGVRVETQPELHRVLESRKRDQLIKQRRQEDDARRKISPLEAELLKRHRKLEEMEKQEQTQQEENLKAPEFVKVKENLRRTSFPSKDERDV; encoded by the exons ATGGGTGAGAGGAGCAGCATCACAGCTCAGGAGAAGCTGGTGAAGTCTG CCTCAGCTCACGCAGACCTGCAACAGCACCGGTCTGAGGGTATCCACAGGAAGTCGTCCCCGGCGTCTGGCTATGTCCCCCAGCCTGACTaccaggaagaagaagacgaggacGACCTCATCAAGCCCAAGAAACTGTTGAATCCTGTGAGAGCATCACAAAGTCACCAGGACCTTCACCGGGAGTTGCTGAGCAGCTGCAAGAG aggggggggggtgcgagTGGAGACGCAGCCGGAGCTGCACCGAGTGCTGGAGTCCAGGAAACGAGATCAGCTGATcaaacagaggagacaggaggacgACGCCCGCAGGAAGATCTCACCTCTGGAGGCGGAGCTACTGAAGAGacacaggaagctggaggag atggagaagcaggagcagacACAGCAGGAAGAGAACCTGAAAGCTCCGGAGTTTGTCAAAGTCAAAGAGAATTTGAGACGGACGTCTTTTCCAAGTAAAGATGAGAGGGACGTGTAG